The following coding sequences lie in one Glycine soja cultivar W05 chromosome 16, ASM419377v2, whole genome shotgun sequence genomic window:
- the LOC114388924 gene encoding L10-interacting MYB domain-containing protein-like isoform X2, with product MSLNQVPVKRKKAEWCDKNTEIMLKVCIEEVNAGNKPHNHFTKLGWANIAEKFNKATNLRYEYKQFRNRWDSLKKEWQLWAKLIGKDTGLGWDGEKKTIAASDEWWEAKIQEDPEVAKFREQGLKFLPEMEFLFKGTIATGFAAYAPSEDSRQYEGFNTRTEETNDNIDDNTDMEVNEPEIDTTTQNTSSAKENGQRKRGREGDKRIGVAAKLSSQLDRIIQTFESSVSAQDPTSITTCVAKLKDLPGLERGSELFYKATKLMKKRANRITFVALEEPELQLGWIKSET from the exons ATGTCTCTCAATCAAGTTcctgtgaaaagaaagaaagcagaATGGTGTGATAAAAATACTGAGATTATGTTGAAAGTGTGCATAGAAGAGGTGAATGCTGGAAATAAACCTCACAACCACTTCACTAAGCTTGGTTGGGCAAATATTGCAGAAAAGTTCAATAAGGCAACAAATTTGAGATATGAATATAAGCAATTCAGAAATAGGTGGGATTCTTTGAAAAAGGAATGGCAATTATGGGCTAAGCTTATTGGGAAGGACACAGGTCTTGGCTGGGATGGGGAGAAGAAAACCATTGCAGCTAGTGATGAATGGTGGGAAGCCAAAATTCAG gagGATCCTGAAGTAGCAAAGTTTAGAGAGCAAGGCCTCAAATTTTTACCTGAGATGGAATTCCTTTTTAAAGGTACTATTGCTACTGGTTTTGCAGCATATGCACCATCTGAAGATTCAAGACAATATGAAGGATTCAACACAAGAACAGAAGAGACAAATGATAACATTGATGATAACACTGACATGGAAGTGAATGAGCCTGAGATAGACACGACAACTCAGAACACGTCTTCGGCAAAGGAAAATGGACAGAGGAAGAGAGGAAGAGAGGGTGATAAAAGAATTGGGGTTGCTGCCAAGCTTTCCTCACAATTAGATCGTATTATTCAAACATTTGAATCTAGTGTATCTGCTCAAGACCCAACTAGCATTACTACATGTGTAGCAAAGTTGAAAGATCTACCAGGACTTGAGCGTGGGAGTGAACTATTTTACAAAGCCACTAAACTTATGAAAAAAAGGGCAAACAGGATCACCTTTGTTGCTTTAGAAGAGCCTGAGCTACAACTTGGATGGATCAAGTCTGAAACTTAA
- the LOC114388924 gene encoding putative nuclease HARBI1 isoform X1: MSSSLSSNDSSLSSNDSSSDDDDHITKNKVLMFVVANVTNYFMKYVVKNPCRDSSMTGHRWVSEILNGHPIRCYQMFRMKKLVFLELCDILETKYNLKKTRNVNIYEQVGLFLYMLSQPGSVRNCEERFQHSGETISRHFHNVLEAVCMFAKDIIKPVDPSFRDTPDEILKDAKYRPYFRDCIGAIDGTHIRVCVPSHLQGVYIGRKGYTTTNVMAVCDFSMCFTFVWAGWEGSAHDTKIFMEALRKPALHFPHPPQGKYYLVDSGYPTFMGFLGPYKKTRYHLPQFRIGPRIRGRVEVFNYYHFSLRSTIERAFGLCKARWKILGNMPPFALKT, encoded by the exons ATGtcttcatcattatcatcaaatgactcaTCACTATCATCAAATGACTCTTCATCTGACGATGACGATCACATTACGAAGAACAAAGTGTTGATGTTTGTTGTAGCTAATGTTACCAATTACTTCATGAAATATGTTGTGAAAAATCCATGTAGAGATTCAAGCATGACAGGCCATCGTTGGGTATCTGAAATTCTAAATGGTCATCCAATACGTTGTTATCAGATGTTTAGAATGAAGAAACTTGTCTTTCTTGAATTATGTGATATCTTGGAAACCAAGTACAACTTAAAGAAAACTCGAAATGTCAATATTTATGAGCAAGTTGGCTTGTTTTTATACATGTTGAGTCAACCAGGTTCTGTTCGTAATTGTGAGGAAAGATTTCAACATTCAGGCGAAACAATATCTAGACATTTCCATAATGTCTTAGAAGCTGTGTGTATGTTTGCAAAGGATATAATTAAGCCTGTTGATCCATCATTTAGGGATACTCCTGATGAGATTCTAAAAGATGCCAAATATCGCCCTTACTTTAGGGATTGTATTGGTGCAATAGATGGTACTCACATACGAGTTTGTGTTCCCTCTCATCTACAAGGAGTCTATATTGGTCGGAAAGGCTACACTACCACTAATGTCATGGCTGTTTGTGACTTTAGCATGTGTTTCACTTTTGTTTGGGCAGGTTGGGAAGGTTCTGCACATGATACTAAGATATTTATGGAGGCTTTACGTAAGCCTGCATTGCATTTTCCACATCCTCCTCAAG GTAAGTATTATCTTGTTGATTCTGGTTACCCTACTTTTATGGGTTTTCTAGGACCATACAAGAAAACTAGGTATCATCTCCCGCAATTTAGAATTGGGCCTAGAATCAGGGGAAGAGTtgaagtttttaattattatcatttcaGTCTTCGAAGTACAATTGAACGTGCATTTGGTTTATGTAAAGCAAGATGGAAGATATTGGGTAATATGCCACCTTTTGCTTTGAAGACATAA
- the LOC114388926 gene encoding probable serine/threonine-protein kinase PIX13 yields the protein MGVCFSSGPTQHSSSLDRPHYSGSASTNCKNVGITKTTSSSTENRQFTVIASGSIDDEESIHYLLRRVYHRPLRLPLPPPDGQILKWPNLKVFDFEELKSATNNFRSDTLLGEGGFGRVYKGWLDEDTLAPTKAGCGMVVAIKWLNPESTQGFDQWQTELNIMRRFSHPNLVNLLGYCWDDDEHLLVYEFMPKGSLDNHLFKRNRNLELLSWNTRLKIAIGVARGLAFLHASENNVIHRDFKSSNILLDGNYNPKISDFGLATLGSSEGQSHNYNPEISDFGLAKLGPSGGQSHVTTRVMGTYGYAAPEYIATGHLYVKSDVYGFGVVLLEILTGMRALDTNRPTGQQNLVEWTKPLLSSKKKLKTIMDAKIVGQYSLQAAWQAAQLTMKCLQSIPEERPSMKDVVEALEAIEAIQN from the exons ATGGGTGTCTGCTTCTCCTCTGGCCCGACACAGCACTCTTCTTCCCTCGATCGACCTCACTATTCAG GTTCAGCAAGCACTAACTGCAAAAACGTGGGAATCACCAAAACCACGAGCAGCAGCACCGAAAATAGACAGTTTACCGTGATTGCCAGTGGAAGCATCGACGACGAAGAATCTATTCATTATCTTCTTCGTCGTGTATATCATCGTCCCCTTCGTCTTCCTCTTCCTCCACCGGATGGCCAGATTCTGAAATGGCCAAACTTGAAGGTTTTCGATTTTGAGGAGTTGAAATCTGCCACAAACAATTTCAGGTCTGACACATTGCTGGGTGAAGGTGGCTTTGGCAGAGTTTACAAGGGATGGTTGGATGAGGATACCCTCGCCCCTACCAAAGCAGGCTGCGGAATGGTCGTTGCCATAAaatggttgaaccccgaaagcACGCAAGGGTTTGACCAGTGGCAG ACAGAACTAAACATTATGAGAAGGTTTTCTCACCCCAACCTGGTCAATTTATTGGGTTACTGTTGGGACGATGATGAGCATCTTCTTGTGTATGAGTTCATGCCAAAGGGAAGCTTAGACAATCATCTATTCAAAA GAAATCGTAACTTAGAATTACTTTCTTGGAACACACGGCTTAAAATAGCTATTGGTGTAGCTCGGGGATTAGCTTTCTTGCATGCTTCTGAAAACAACGTCATTCACAGAGATTTCAAGTCCTCAAATATACTACTTGATGga aATTACAATCCAAAGATCTCAGATTTTGGCTTGGCAACATTGGGGTCTTCTGAGGGACAATCCCAC AATTACAATCCAGAGATCTCAGATTTTGGCTTGGCGAAATTGGGGCCTTCTGGGGGACAATCACATGTAACTACCAGGGTCATGGGCACGTATGGTTATGCAGCTCCAGAATACATAGCAACAG GCCACTTGTATGTGAAGAGTGATGTCTATGGATTTGGTGTAGTGCTGCTTGAAATACTTACAGGCATGCGGGCACTTGACACAAATCGGCCAACAGGGCAGCAGAACCTAGTTGAATGGACCAAGCCTCttctctcttccaagaaaaagttgaaaacaATAATGGATGCTAAGATAGTGGGTCAATATTCACTTCAGGCAGCATGGCAAGCAGCACAACTTACTATGAAATGCCTACAATCTATCCCTGAAGAACGTCCTTCTATGAAAGATGTAGTTGAGGCATTGGAAGCCATTGAAGCTATCCAAAATTAG